In uncultured Bacteroides sp., the following proteins share a genomic window:
- the leuS gene encoding leucine--tRNA ligase — MEYNFREIEKKWQKRWVEEKTYQVTEDESKKKFYVLNMFPYPSGAGLHVGHPLGYIASDIYARYKRLQGFNVLNPMGYDAYGLPAEQYAIQTGQHPAITTVNNINRYREQLDKIGFSFDWSREVRTCEPDYYKWTQWAFQQMFSHYYDKDAKKATPIADLIKRFEATGAEGLNAACGEELSFTAEEWKAKSEKEQQTILLNYRIAYLGDTMVNWCPALGTVLANDEVVDGVSERGGHPVIQKVMRQWCLRVSAYAQRLLDGLETLNWTDSLKETQKNWIGRSEGAEMKFNVKDSDLEFTIFTTRADTIFGVTFMVLAPESELVAQLTTADQKAEVQAYLDATKKRTERERIADRRVTGVFSGSYAINPLTREAIPVWISDYVLAGYGTGAIMAVPAHDSRDYAFAKHFGLEIRPLIEGCDVSEESFDAKEGIMMNSPRQEDAVEGGLVLNGLTIKEAIAKTKIYIKETNLGKVKVNFRLRDAIFSRQRYWGEPFPVYYKDGMPYMLDESKLPLELPEVDKFLPTETGEPPLGRAKNWKTEEGYQLELNTMPGFAGSSAYYLRYMDPHNTEALVSTKANAYWQNVDLYVGGTEHATGHLIYSRFWNKFLHDVGVSIKEEPFQKLINQGMIQGRSNFVYRIKNTNKFVSLNLKDQYDVTPLHVDVNIVSNDILDVEAFKNWLPEYKTAEFILEDGKYICGWAVEKMSKSMFNVVNPDMIVEKYGADTLRMYEMFLGPVEQSKPWDTNGIDGVHRFIRKFWALFYNKVGEYIVNDEPATKEELKSLHKLIKKVSGDIEQFSYNTSVSAFMICVNELSTLKCNKKEILSHLIVLLAPFAPHISEELWSALGNTTSVCDAQWPAFNEDYLKEDVVSYTISFNGKARFNMEFAADADNNTIQEAVLASEGAIKWIEGKPIRKVIIVPKKIVNIVV; from the coding sequence ATGGAATATAATTTCAGGGAGATTGAGAAAAAATGGCAAAAAAGATGGGTTGAAGAGAAAACCTATCAGGTAACGGAAGACGAATCAAAAAAGAAATTTTATGTACTCAATATGTTTCCTTATCCATCGGGTGCAGGACTGCATGTTGGTCATCCACTAGGATATATTGCTTCTGATATTTATGCCCGCTACAAACGTCTGCAGGGCTTTAATGTTCTTAACCCAATGGGATATGACGCTTACGGTCTGCCAGCCGAGCAATATGCCATCCAAACCGGTCAGCACCCTGCAATAACTACCGTAAACAATATTAATCGCTACCGCGAACAATTAGATAAAATAGGATTTTCATTTGACTGGAGTAGGGAAGTACGCACTTGCGAACCTGATTACTACAAGTGGACTCAGTGGGCTTTCCAGCAAATGTTCAGTCATTATTACGATAAAGATGCAAAGAAAGCAACTCCAATTGCCGATCTTATCAAAAGATTTGAGGCAACAGGAGCTGAAGGACTGAACGCCGCTTGCGGAGAAGAACTTTCATTTACTGCGGAAGAGTGGAAAGCTAAAAGTGAAAAAGAACAGCAAACAATATTATTAAACTATCGGATTGCTTACTTAGGCGATACAATGGTTAACTGGTGCCCGGCACTTGGAACCGTATTAGCCAACGATGAAGTGGTTGATGGTGTTTCAGAACGCGGCGGTCATCCGGTAATTCAAAAAGTGATGCGCCAGTGGTGCTTGCGTGTTTCAGCTTATGCACAACGTTTGCTTGACGGACTGGAAACTTTAAACTGGACAGATTCACTGAAAGAGACTCAAAAGAACTGGATTGGTAGGAGTGAGGGTGCTGAAATGAAATTCAACGTGAAAGATTCTGATCTTGAATTCACTATCTTTACTACTCGTGCGGATACTATCTTCGGAGTTACCTTCATGGTATTGGCTCCGGAAAGCGAACTGGTAGCTCAACTGACTACTGCTGACCAGAAAGCTGAAGTTCAGGCTTATCTTGATGCTACAAAGAAAAGAACCGAACGTGAACGTATCGCCGACCGTAGAGTAACCGGTGTATTCTCAGGATCGTATGCTATTAATCCTTTGACAAGAGAAGCTATTCCTGTTTGGATCAGCGATTATGTATTGGCAGGATACGGAACAGGAGCCATCATGGCTGTGCCTGCTCACGATAGTCGTGACTATGCTTTTGCCAAACATTTCGGTTTGGAAATTCGTCCGTTGATTGAAGGATGCGATGTTTCTGAAGAAAGCTTCGATGCAAAAGAAGGAATCATGATGAATTCTCCACGCCAGGAAGATGCAGTTGAAGGCGGTTTAGTGCTCAACGGACTGACTATAAAAGAAGCAATTGCCAAAACAAAAATATATATCAAGGAAACAAACCTGGGAAAAGTGAAGGTAAACTTCCGTCTTCGCGACGCTATCTTCTCCCGTCAGCGCTATTGGGGCGAACCATTCCCTGTGTATTACAAGGATGGAATGCCTTATATGCTTGATGAAAGCAAGCTTCCACTTGAACTTCCTGAAGTTGATAAATTTCTTCCTACAGAGACAGGTGAACCACCTCTTGGCCGTGCAAAAAACTGGAAAACAGAAGAAGGTTATCAGCTTGAACTGAATACTATGCCTGGATTTGCCGGATCAAGTGCATATTATCTTCGTTACATGGATCCGCATAACACAGAAGCTTTGGTTTCTACAAAGGCAAATGCTTACTGGCAAAACGTAGACCTTTATGTGGGTGGAACAGAACATGCAACCGGACACTTGATCTATTCTCGTTTCTGGAATAAATTCCTTCACGATGTAGGTGTATCTATCAAAGAAGAGCCATTCCAAAAACTGATTAATCAGGGAATGATTCAAGGTAGAAGTAATTTTGTATATCGTATAAAGAATACAAATAAATTTGTTTCACTGAATCTGAAAGATCAATACGACGTAACTCCGCTACATGTGGATGTAAATATTGTAAGCAACGACATTCTTGACGTGGAAGCCTTTAAAAACTGGTTGCCTGAATACAAAACTGCTGAGTTTATTCTAGAAGATGGTAAATACATCTGCGGATGGGCAGTTGAGAAGATGAGTAAATCTATGTTCAACGTGGTTAATCCTGATATGATTGTTGAGAAATATGGTGCAGATACATTGAGAATGTATGAAATGTTCCTCGGTCCTGTTGAGCAATCAAAACCATGGGATACTAACGGTATCGACGGTGTTCATCGTTTTATCCGCAAGTTCTGGGCTTTATTCTACAACAAAGTAGGAGAATACATTGTTAATGACGAACCAGCAACAAAAGAAGAACTTAAATCTCTTCATAAACTGATAAAGAAAGTATCCGGTGATATTGAACAATTCTCTTATAACACTTCAGTAAGTGCATTTATGATTTGTGTAAATGAACTATCTACACTGAAATGTAACAAGAAAGAGATATTAAGTCATCTAATAGTTCTTTTGGCTCCGTTCGCTCCTCATATCAGTGAAGAGTTATGGTCCGCTTTGGGTAACACAACTTCAGTTTGCGATGCTCAATGGCCAGCATTCAATGAAGATTATCTGAAAGAAGATGTTGTAAGTTATACAATCTCCTTTAACGGAAAAGCTCGCTTTAATATGGAATTTGCAGCCGATGCAGACAATAATACTATTCAGGAAGCTGTTTTAGCATCAGAAGGTGCTATTAAATGGATTGAAGGTAAACCTATAAGAAAAGTAATTATTGTTCCTAAAAAGATTGTAAATATCGTAGTTTAA
- a CDS encoding YitT family protein, whose protein sequence is MERLNKTDILRELKDYLFITLGLMCYAMGWAAFLLPYQISTGGVTGISAIVYYATGIQIQITYFIINAFLLTFALKILGPKFSIKTLFGIFALTYFLWQFQQLIGSLQILGPGQDFMACVIGATLCGMGLGIVFVNNGSTGGTDIIAAIVHKYRDVTFGRMILYCDIVIISSCYFVFHDWKRVVFGFTTLVVISYVLDLIVNSARQSVQFFIFSKNYEEIAERITKDTHRGVTVLDGQGWYSKNSVKVLVVLAKKSQSIEIFRLVKDIDPNAFVSQSSVIGVYGEGFDSLKVK, encoded by the coding sequence ATGGAAAGACTTAATAAAACAGATATTCTAAGAGAATTAAAAGATTATCTATTCATAACTTTAGGTTTAATGTGCTATGCAATGGGATGGGCAGCATTTTTGCTACCCTACCAAATAAGTACTGGTGGTGTAACCGGTATTTCTGCTATCGTTTATTACGCTACAGGAATCCAGATACAGATTACTTATTTCATAATTAATGCCTTCTTACTGACATTTGCATTAAAAATTTTAGGCCCAAAGTTTAGCATAAAAACTCTGTTTGGAATCTTTGCCCTTACTTACTTTTTGTGGCAATTTCAACAGTTAATAGGAAGCCTACAGATTCTTGGACCAGGACAGGATTTCATGGCTTGCGTTATTGGTGCAACATTATGCGGAATGGGATTAGGCATTGTATTTGTAAATAATGGTAGTACAGGTGGAACAGATATTATTGCAGCAATAGTTCATAAATACAGAGATGTTACATTCGGACGAATGATTCTGTACTGTGATATTGTGATTATCTCTTCCTGTTACTTTGTTTTTCATGACTGGAAAAGAGTTGTATTTGGTTTTACCACTTTGGTAGTTATTAGCTATGTTTTGGATTTAATAGTTAACAGTGCCAGACAATCTGTACAGTTCTTTATTTTTTCAAAAAATTATGAAGAGATAGCCGAAAGAATTACCAAAGACACTCATAGAGGGGTTACCGTTTTAGACGGTCAGGGATGGTACAGCAAAAACTCTGTTAAAGTACTTGTTGTATTAGCTAAAAAGAGTCAGTCAATAGAAATATTCCGTTTGGTGAAAGACATAGATCCAAATGCTTTTGTTTCTCAAAGTTCAGTAATTGGAGTTTATGGAGAAGGTTTTGACTCTTTAAAGGTGAAATAA
- a CDS encoding DUF6056 family protein — translation MKIDSNNKWGDYLLIITCISSLIPLFLLSIYNNPAVDDYTYALRDTNRNIIEVVLNTYQNWSGRYFSTAIAQINPLTYHSLTAYKIYPAILIAIFCAAYFYFFKSIFKESLSRLKVLSISAFFILLFVLQAPSVSEAFYWFSGYAAFTVPSILLIFLGALLIKERSLFQQIIAIILAICITGGNEVSAVILFSFLLFINYIFYTNNQRINKRNGLLLIVTFVCIVIVILSPGNFIRAGGETTSHNILWTFAGSILQSLSWFIIWGQALILASIIYIPLFGVKIAKSDNKQATSIFHITYRQYLTFFLLTLLIAHIPPLWGLGTVVIGRIANVIYIFFLFSWFYGLQLIINKNIERIPIHNNRYYKFIYIAIFIAFLLNNVFNINNNIATSYVDLITGKAKNYDIELEKRNIIIQNNKSNRKIITLPLINNLPKTIYFKDISNDENYWANRSYREYWNCKSKIKKEEGAEYNCSNIEALKLFGKDIRKNNFSK, via the coding sequence ATGAAAATAGATAGTAATAATAAATGGGGAGACTACTTATTAATTATCACTTGTATAAGTTCTCTTATCCCTTTATTTTTACTATCTATATATAATAATCCGGCTGTTGATGATTATACTTATGCATTAAGAGATACAAACAGAAATATAATTGAGGTAGTTTTAAATACTTATCAAAATTGGTCCGGAAGATACTTTTCAACTGCCATTGCTCAAATTAATCCTCTTACATATCATTCTTTAACCGCTTACAAAATATATCCTGCAATACTTATAGCTATATTTTGTGCGGCTTATTTTTATTTCTTTAAATCAATATTTAAAGAATCATTAAGCCGTCTCAAAGTACTTAGCATAAGCGCGTTCTTTATTCTGCTTTTTGTATTACAGGCACCAAGTGTTTCAGAAGCTTTTTATTGGTTTTCCGGATATGCAGCATTTACTGTTCCATCAATACTCTTAATATTTCTGGGAGCTTTACTTATAAAAGAAAGAAGCTTGTTTCAGCAAATAATCGCAATAATTTTAGCTATATGTATAACTGGCGGTAATGAAGTATCAGCTGTTATTCTTTTTTCTTTCCTGCTATTTATCAACTACATTTTTTATACCAATAACCAGAGAATTAATAAACGAAATGGATTATTGCTCATTGTTACTTTTGTATGTATAGTTATTGTAATCCTATCTCCCGGTAATTTTATAAGAGCGGGAGGAGAAACTACTTCGCATAATATTCTGTGGACATTTGCAGGAAGTATACTGCAATCATTATCCTGGTTTATCATTTGGGGGCAAGCTTTAATACTTGCATCTATAATTTATATTCCTCTATTTGGAGTAAAAATTGCAAAATCTGATAATAAGCAAGCAACAAGCATTTTTCACATAACATACAGACAATATCTAACATTCTTCCTTCTTACTCTATTAATTGCTCATATTCCCCCTCTGTGGGGTTTAGGAACAGTCGTAATTGGACGCATAGCTAATGTTATATATATATTCTTCCTTTTCTCTTGGTTTTATGGTCTGCAATTGATTATTAATAAAAATATAGAGAGAATTCCTATTCATAATAACCGCTATTACAAGTTTATATACATTGCTATATTCATAGCTTTCTTATTAAATAATGTGTTCAATATTAATAATAATATTGCCACTTCTTACGTTGATTTAATAACAGGGAAAGCTAAAAACTATGATATAGAGCTAGAAAAAAGAAACATTATTATTCAAAACAATAAAAGTAATCGAAAAATTATAACTCTCCCTCTTATTAATAACCTCCCAAAAACAATTTATTTCAAAGATATTAGTAATGATGAGAATTATTGGGCTAATAGGAGTTATAGAGAATATTGGAATTGTAAATCGAAAATAAAAAAAGAAGAAGGAGCAGAATATAACTGTTCCAATATTGAAGCTTTAAAGCTTTTTGGGAAAGATATCAGAAAAAATAATTTTAGTAAATAA
- a CDS encoding non-canonical purine NTP diphosphatase, whose protein sequence is MRNKLVFATNNKHKLEEVSYILKDKIELLSLKDINCDVDIPETANTLEGNALLKSQYIHENYGLNCFADDTGLEIEALNNEPGVYSARYAGSDKSSEANMLKVLKNLEGIENRKAQFRTAISLIINNKQYLFEGIIKGNIIKEKRGNSGFGYDPIFVPEGYDKTFAELGNDIKNKISHRALAVNKLCSFLKEFDYEKTNL, encoded by the coding sequence ATGAGAAATAAACTTGTTTTCGCTACAAATAACAAGCATAAGTTAGAAGAAGTGTCTTATATTCTAAAAGATAAAATAGAGCTTCTGAGTTTAAAAGATATAAATTGTGATGTTGATATACCAGAAACTGCTAATACTTTAGAAGGAAATGCACTCCTTAAGTCACAATATATTCATGAGAATTATGGCTTAAACTGTTTTGCTGACGATACCGGGTTAGAAATTGAAGCACTTAATAACGAACCTGGAGTTTATTCTGCAAGATATGCCGGATCTGATAAAAGCTCCGAAGCAAATATGCTTAAAGTACTAAAGAATCTGGAAGGAATAGAAAATAGAAAAGCACAATTCAGAACAGCAATTTCATTAATTATAAATAATAAACAATATCTATTTGAGGGAATTATTAAAGGAAATATAATAAAAGAAAAACGAGGAAACTCAGGATTTGGTTATGATCCTATTTTTGTTCCTGAGGGATATGATAAGACATTTGCAGAATTAGGAAACGATATAAAAAATAAAATTAGTCACCGGGCATTAGCAGTAAATAAGCTATGCAGTTTCTTAAAGGAATTTGACTATGAAAAAACTAATTTATAG
- a CDS encoding two-component regulator propeller domain-containing protein yields MKKLIYSFLLFIITSSAFAQAIGEWQTHLAYNNVTQTAPAGKLVYTLSDGALFSYNNEDESIRLFDKVNILSDNNISYIKYSNANNALIIVYKNSNIDILINEEIYNIPDFMNKTMSQDKTLNSINISGDYAYLSTNFGILILNLKKKEITNTYVLNKKVYASVIKENTIYAATENGLFSGQITDNLLDNNNWKKISETVFNQLLFFENKIIGNQLYNGIYQYDDDSKTFSQLISGYYSFADVFDEKLIAGNTNSIVIFDHYNSFKYMDLEDKFIHLSYSKNNNTYWGSNGEDGLNGYALIDNKLKKNISSIKPNSPKRNLPYYMTFTNNRLLICGGGMTDNRLNNPGTIMMLEDNNWYSFQEEGIKDITGLDYKDITSVIQDPNDSEHHFASSGGEGIYEFKDRKFIKLYSIGNSTLKTILPNDTYKLNYIRTNGLQYDKNHNLWMVNSLVDNIINVLKDDGKWISFYHPELSGKPTFERIIFDKRGWAWVTSMRYKPGVFCFNTNGTLEDTSDDQTKFIGSFVNQDGTNLGELRILSIAEDKNGAIWIGTEKGPIVINNPTKFFDDDFYCTQIKVPRNDGTNLADFLLANEKINAICIDGANRKWIGTESNGIFLLSEDGLKTIHHFSTSNSPLLSDKIQSLVINPNTGKLYIGTDQGLISYMSDATEGGNSFSENAHAYPNPVKPDYTGVITVTGLIRDSDVRVTDISGNLIYSGTSVGGQFTWDGNNSKGKRVASGVYLVLAADAEGKEGIATKILVIK; encoded by the coding sequence ATGAAAAAACTAATTTATAGCTTTCTCTTATTTATTATAACATCTTCTGCTTTTGCTCAAGCAATAGGAGAGTGGCAAACTCATCTGGCGTATAATAATGTAACCCAGACTGCACCTGCAGGCAAGTTAGTATATACACTGAGTGACGGAGCTTTATTTTCATATAACAATGAAGATGAAAGTATCCGATTATTTGATAAGGTAAATATTTTAAGTGATAACAATATAAGCTATATTAAATACAGCAATGCAAATAATGCTCTTATTATTGTATATAAAAACTCTAATATTGATATTCTTATAAACGAGGAAATATATAATATTCCTGATTTCATGAATAAAACCATGAGTCAGGATAAGACACTTAATAGTATTAATATTTCAGGTGATTATGCGTATCTATCAACTAATTTCGGAATACTTATTCTCAATCTAAAAAAGAAAGAAATAACTAACACTTATGTCTTAAATAAAAAAGTATACGCTTCTGTTATAAAAGAAAATACAATTTATGCTGCCACAGAAAATGGTCTATTCTCTGGTCAGATAACTGATAATCTGCTAGATAATAATAACTGGAAAAAAATTAGTGAAACTGTCTTTAACCAGCTTTTATTTTTTGAAAACAAAATTATTGGTAATCAATTATATAATGGAATTTATCAATATGACGACGATTCCAAAACATTTTCTCAGTTAATAAGTGGATATTATTCTTTTGCTGATGTATTTGATGAAAAACTGATTGCAGGAAATACTAATTCAATAGTTATATTTGATCATTACAATTCTTTTAAATATATGGATTTAGAAGATAAATTCATTCATTTATCTTATTCTAAAAATAATAATACCTATTGGGGAAGCAATGGAGAAGATGGATTAAACGGATATGCCTTAATTGATAATAAACTAAAAAAAAATATTTCTTCAATAAAACCCAATAGTCCCAAAAGAAACCTTCCTTATTATATGACATTTACCAATAACCGCCTTCTAATATGCGGTGGAGGTATGACGGATAATAGATTAAATAATCCGGGAACCATAATGATGCTGGAAGATAACAACTGGTATAGCTTTCAGGAAGAAGGTATAAAAGATATTACCGGATTAGACTATAAAGATATAACATCTGTTATTCAGGATCCAAATGATTCAGAACACCACTTTGCTTCCTCAGGAGGAGAAGGAATTTATGAATTTAAAGATAGAAAATTTATTAAGCTTTATAGCATAGGTAATAGTACCCTAAAAACTATTTTACCTAATGATACATATAAATTAAACTATATAAGAACAAACGGACTTCAATATGATAAAAATCATAATTTATGGATGGTAAATTCTTTGGTAGACAATATTATCAATGTTTTAAAGGATGACGGAAAATGGATTAGCTTTTATCATCCTGAACTTAGTGGAAAGCCTACATTTGAAAGAATTATATTCGATAAAAGAGGATGGGCATGGGTTACTTCCATGAGATATAAACCCGGAGTGTTTTGTTTCAATACTAATGGAACATTGGAAGACACTAGCGATGATCAAACAAAGTTTATAGGTTCTTTTGTTAATCAGGATGGAACTAATTTAGGAGAACTAAGAATACTATCTATTGCTGAGGATAAAAACGGTGCTATATGGATAGGAACAGAAAAAGGTCCTATAGTTATTAATAATCCCACAAAATTCTTTGATGATGATTTTTATTGTACCCAAATAAAAGTACCTCGTAACGATGGAACTAATCTGGCAGATTTTCTTTTAGCTAACGAAAAGATAAATGCGATTTGTATTGATGGAGCTAACCGAAAATGGATAGGTACTGAAAGTAATGGAATATTCTTACTTAGCGAAGATGGATTAAAAACAATTCACCACTTTTCAACAAGTAACAGTCCGTTATTATCTGATAAAATTCAATCACTGGTTATAAATCCGAATACAGGAAAGTTATATATTGGAACCGATCAGGGACTGATATCTTATATGAGTGATGCTACTGAAGGTGGAAATAGCTTCTCTGAAAACGCACATGCATATCCTAATCCTGTTAAACCAGACTACACCGGTGTAATTACTGTTACTGGTTTAATTCGTGATAGTGACGTGAGAGTTACAGATATTAGTGGAAATCTTATTTATTCAGGAACTTCCGTAGGCGGACAATTTACATGGGATGGAAATAATTCAAAAGGTAAAAGAGTAGCATCAGGTGTATATCTTGTTTTAGCAGCCGATGCAGAAGGAAAGGAAGGTATTGCAACCAAAATATTAGTTATTAAATAA
- the nadA gene encoding quinolinate synthase NadA — protein MIKEEWLKKGFADEPVDKAIDIKAAIDSLRKEKNAVILAHYYQTGDIQDIADYVGDSLALAQWAAKTDADIIVLCGVHFMGETAKILCPDKKVLVPDLNAGCSLADSCPADKFAQFVKEHPDHTVISYVNTTAAVKAVTDIVVTSTNAKQIVDSFPKDEKLIFGPDRNLGNYINSVTGRNMLLWDGACHVHEQFSVEKIVELKKQYPDAVILAHPECKGAVLKVADFVGSTAAILKVAVKSDKKNFIVATESGVIHEMKKQCPEKTFIPAPPNDSTCACNECNFMRLNSLEKLYNCLKYEWPTIEVDKDVAKEAVKPIKKMLDISEKLGL, from the coding sequence ATGATTAAAGAAGAATGGTTGAAAAAAGGATTTGCAGATGAACCTGTCGATAAAGCGATAGATATTAAAGCTGCTATTGATTCTTTAAGAAAAGAAAAGAATGCTGTGATTCTGGCCCACTATTACCAGACTGGTGATATTCAAGATATAGCCGATTATGTAGGAGATAGTTTAGCTCTTGCTCAATGGGCTGCTAAAACAGATGCGGATATAATTGTTCTTTGTGGGGTTCATTTTATGGGTGAAACAGCTAAGATTCTTTGTCCGGATAAGAAAGTTCTGGTACCTGACTTAAATGCAGGTTGTTCACTTGCTGATAGCTGTCCGGCTGATAAGTTTGCCCAGTTTGTTAAAGAGCATCCTGACCACACAGTTATCTCTTATGTAAATACTACAGCTGCAGTTAAAGCTGTGACCGATATTGTTGTTACTTCAACCAATGCTAAACAGATTGTTGATAGTTTCCCTAAAGACGAGAAACTAATCTTTGGTCCGGATAGAAATTTAGGTAATTATATCAATTCAGTAACAGGAAGAAATATGTTATTATGGGATGGTGCCTGTCATGTACATGAACAATTCTCTGTTGAAAAGATTGTTGAGCTGAAGAAACAGTATCCTGATGCTGTTATTCTTGCTCATCCTGAATGTAAAGGTGCTGTATTAAAAGTTGCAGACTTTGTAGGATCAACTGCTGCTATATTAAAAGTTGCTGTTAAATCGGATAAAAAGAACTTCATTGTGGCTACAGAGTCTGGAGTTATTCATGAGATGAAGAAACAATGCCCTGAAAAGACCTTTATCCCAGCTCCTCCCAACGATAGTACCTGTGCATGCAACGAGTGTAACTTCATGCGTTTAAACTCGCTAGAAAAGCTTTATAATTGCTTAAAATATGAATGGCCAACTATTGAGGTAGATAAAGATGTCGCAAAAGAGGCTGTTAAACCTATTAAGAAGATGCTTGATATATCTGAAAAATTAGGTTTGTAG
- a CDS encoding RNA methyltransferase gives MRKLKITELNRINAEEFKEAKKLPLIVILDEIRSLHNIGSVFRTSDAFRVESIYLCGITATPPHPELHKTALGAEYTVDWKYFNNTLDAVNKLKSEGYIVYSIEQAEGSIMLDELELDTTKKYAIVMGNEVKGVQQEVINNSDGCIEIPQYGTKHSLNVSVTTGIVIWDFFKKLNLTILG, from the coding sequence ATGCGTAAGTTGAAAATAACGGAGTTAAACCGTATAAATGCTGAAGAATTTAAGGAAGCTAAGAAGTTACCTTTAATAGTTATTTTAGATGAAATAAGGAGTTTACATAATATAGGTTCTGTGTTCCGTACTTCGGATGCTTTTAGAGTTGAATCTATTTATTTATGTGGAATAACTGCTACTCCGCCACATCCTGAATTACATAAAACGGCTCTTGGTGCAGAATATACTGTTGATTGGAAATATTTTAATAATACACTGGATGCTGTTAATAAGTTGAAATCTGAAGGATATATTGTTTATTCTATAGAGCAGGCTGAAGGAAGTATTATGTTAGATGAACTGGAACTTGACACCACAAAGAAATATGCTATAGTGATGGGTAATGAAGTAAAGGGAGTTCAACAGGAAGTTATTAACAATAGTGACGGATGTATTGAGATTCCTCAATACGGCACAAAGCATTCTTTAAATGTATCAGTAACAACAGGAATTGTGATTTGGGATTTCTTTAAGAAGTTAAATCTGACCATTCTCGGCTAA
- a CDS encoding DUF4294 domain-containing protein translates to MGKAQKLQTKPDVQWVESCVYQGDTIPFVQLRNIYIYPPLKFKTQKEWQDYYRLVYNVKKIVPLSIMIHNTIIETYEYLQTLPTEKARKAHLKRVEKGLKDQYTAQLKRLSYTQGRLLIKLIDRECNQSSYEIIKVFMGSFRAGFYQTFASLFGVSLKKEYNAGKDDALTERVITLAENGQI, encoded by the coding sequence ATAGGAAAAGCTCAGAAATTGCAAACCAAGCCTGACGTACAGTGGGTTGAATCCTGCGTGTATCAAGGAGATACCATACCTTTTGTACAACTACGGAACATATATATTTATCCTCCGCTAAAATTCAAAACTCAAAAAGAATGGCAGGATTACTATCGGTTAGTTTATAATGTGAAAAAAATTGTTCCTCTTTCTATTATGATTCATAATACCATTATAGAAACATATGAATATCTTCAAACACTGCCTACTGAAAAAGCAAGGAAAGCTCATTTAAAAAGAGTGGAGAAAGGATTGAAAGATCAATATACAGCTCAGCTCAAAAGACTGTCTTATACACAAGGCAGACTACTCATAAAACTGATTGACAGGGAATGTAATCAATCATCTTATGAAATAATTAAAGTTTTTATGGGTAGTTTCCGTGCGGGATTCTATCAGACTTTTGCCAGTTTGTTTGGAGTAAGTCTTAAAAAAGAATATAATGCAGGAAAAGATGACGCTTTAACAGAAAGAGTCATTACTTTAGCCGAGAATGGTCAGATTTAA